The Conexivisphaera calida genome includes a region encoding these proteins:
- a CDS encoding DUF72 domain-containing protein — translation MEFYVGTSGWSYEWNPDGIGWYASSSGLNAVELNASFYRFPFSSMVRSWARRDELRWSVKVHRNITHSRRMKGPGALDAFLRFMEIFRPMEEAGIIDFYLFQMPPQFAAGDENWGRIESMEEATGLGSRMAVEWRHPSWFSQEWVERARERGITVVSVDAPGIYFYARSSDSSYVRMHGRTEWYAHIYSDEELDEIASRVASLGGSSAYLFFNNDHAMLDNARKMMKKLGGIQGCCPGITGRSR, via the coding sequence GTGGAGTTCTACGTGGGGACCAGCGGCTGGAGCTACGAGTGGAATCCGGATGGCATCGGATGGTACGCGTCCAGCTCTGGGTTGAACGCCGTGGAGCTGAACGCGAGCTTCTACAGGTTTCCCTTCAGCTCCATGGTGAGGAGCTGGGCCCGGAGGGATGAACTGAGGTGGAGCGTGAAGGTGCACAGGAACATCACGCACTCCAGGAGGATGAAGGGACCGGGTGCGTTGGATGCATTCCTGAGGTTCATGGAGATCTTCAGGCCTATGGAGGAAGCGGGGATCATCGACTTTTACCTGTTCCAGATGCCGCCGCAGTTCGCAGCGGGGGATGAGAACTGGGGCAGGATAGAGTCCATGGAGGAAGCGACCGGCCTGGGCTCCAGGATGGCCGTGGAGTGGAGACATCCAAGCTGGTTCTCCCAGGAGTGGGTGGAGAGGGCCAGGGAGAGGGGGATAACCGTGGTATCCGTGGACGCTCCGGGGATCTATTTCTACGCCAGGAGCAGTGATTCGTCATATGTGAGGATGCACGGCAGGACCGAATGGTACGCACACATATACTCGGATGAAGAACTGGACGAGATAGCGTCACGCGTGGCGTCGCTCGGGGGATCGAGCGCGTACCTGTTCTTCAACAACGACCACGCAATGCTGGATAACGCCAGGAAGATGATGAAAAAATTGGGCGGCATCCAAGGATGCTGCCCAGGGATCACGGGGCGGTCGCGTTGA
- a CDS encoding ABC transporter substrate-binding protein, with the protein MHRRNAATRAQYAILILVVIVIVGAAAAYVWWPRAPAAPSVIRIGVVAPLTGSLASFGAPDPWLASYIQNYINQNMGGIYMQAYGKKIPVQITLVDTQSSESTAATVTQQLITQDHVNLLILMHTPETIDPASAMAEKYGVPALAIEGPVDAWVVQGPYHWVYMVGWAFPQLAQTYTDIWNLAGNGTNKVVAVISTNDVGGQTFDKVMIPAAEAAGYKVVNLGLVTPGTTDYTPYILEAKAANATILTGDLDPPDFATLWRQAHAEGWVPEVVTVARANVFPSNEKALGDSLAYGISAEVWWFPSISTYYSPLLKMNASQWAQTYESATGREWDMSIGYDLGAYDWAVNVLERAGSLSPQAINQSIATTDMMTMAGPIDFQNPFPPGVEPLIAQQEPFMLQPQNEGHYVLLPLFGGQWVPSATWGWKIVPIYGAGLPVQTYPMVLIPPNPSNVSNVNATAP; encoded by the coding sequence ATGCATAGAAGAAACGCGGCCACTAGGGCACAGTACGCGATACTGATACTAGTGGTCATAGTCATAGTCGGGGCGGCCGCTGCATATGTGTGGTGGCCCAGGGCGCCGGCGGCGCCATCGGTGATAAGGATAGGCGTCGTGGCTCCCCTCACGGGCTCCCTAGCGTCATTCGGGGCCCCCGATCCGTGGCTTGCATCATACATTCAGAACTACATAAATCAGAACATGGGAGGAATATACATGCAGGCCTACGGGAAGAAGATCCCGGTCCAGATAACGCTCGTTGACACGCAGAGCAGCGAGAGCACCGCCGCCACCGTCACGCAGCAGCTGATCACCCAGGACCACGTGAACCTCCTGATACTGATGCACACCCCGGAGACTATAGATCCAGCCAGTGCGATGGCGGAGAAGTACGGCGTCCCGGCGCTGGCCATAGAGGGCCCGGTCGACGCATGGGTGGTACAGGGCCCCTACCACTGGGTGTACATGGTCGGATGGGCGTTCCCGCAGCTGGCTCAGACCTATACAGACATATGGAATCTAGCCGGCAACGGGACAAACAAGGTGGTGGCAGTGATATCCACGAACGATGTCGGGGGCCAGACATTCGACAAGGTCATGATACCGGCAGCGGAGGCGGCGGGCTACAAGGTGGTCAACCTTGGCCTGGTGACGCCCGGCACGACGGATTACACGCCCTACATACTGGAGGCCAAGGCCGCGAACGCCACTATATTGACGGGTGATCTGGATCCGCCCGACTTCGCCACCCTCTGGAGGCAGGCGCACGCGGAGGGATGGGTCCCGGAGGTCGTCACCGTCGCCAGGGCGAACGTGTTCCCCTCCAACGAGAAGGCCCTCGGGGATAGCCTGGCGTACGGGATAAGTGCGGAGGTCTGGTGGTTCCCTTCAATATCCACCTACTACTCGCCGCTGCTGAAGATGAACGCCTCGCAGTGGGCCCAGACGTACGAGTCCGCCACGGGTAGGGAGTGGGACATGTCCATTGGATACGACCTGGGCGCATACGACTGGGCTGTCAATGTGCTTGAGAGGGCAGGTAGCCTCAGCCCGCAGGCCATCAACCAGTCCATAGCGACCACCGACATGATGACGATGGCTGGGCCTATAGACTTCCAGAACCCGTTCCCACCAGGTGTCGAGCCGCTCATAGCACAGCAGGAACCGTTCATGCTCCAGCCGCAGAACGAGGGCCACTACGTGCTGCTGCCGCTCTTCGGCGGGCAGTGGGTCCCGAGCGCTACATGGGGATGGAAGATAGTTCCCATCTACGGCGCCGGGTTGCCCGTCCAGACGTACCCGATGGTGCTGATACCTCCCAATCCGTCGAACGTGTCGAACGTCAACGCGACCGCCCCGTGA
- a CDS encoding branched-chain amino acid ABC transporter permease: MRLLYVLLPLLVAASAPAWGRGLLEGFLTLALIYGASALLWGFLAEYAGIVSLGQQLFVGLGAYGLVIFGSLGMSTLPALLASAALSAAVAFALSFPLLRLRGAYFALGTWIVAEIFELAFNNWSYVGGGAGVTYGPALTIPGYFTFYGSLVLLVASSIVVYYIYRSKLGLGLRAIGSDEEVAAESGVSVFRSKVAVFITSAAVTSVAGSLYALYAAYIIPNSIFNISWVIGFIFIAVIGGMGRIFGAPIGSLAFIGLLYATSAYAGWSLLLEGVIAIAVWFLMPRGIWGEIASRLKLSRPL, from the coding sequence ATGCGCCTGTTGTACGTGTTGTTACCCCTACTGGTGGCCGCCTCCGCACCGGCGTGGGGAAGAGGTCTACTGGAGGGATTCCTGACGCTCGCGCTCATCTACGGCGCATCGGCGCTCCTGTGGGGGTTCCTAGCTGAGTATGCCGGGATAGTGTCGCTCGGGCAGCAGCTCTTCGTGGGCCTCGGCGCCTACGGATTAGTGATATTCGGCTCCCTCGGGATGTCCACGCTCCCGGCGCTGCTGGCATCTGCCGCGCTGAGCGCCGCAGTTGCGTTTGCGCTCTCCTTCCCCCTGCTGAGGCTGCGGGGAGCATACTTCGCGCTCGGTACGTGGATAGTCGCTGAGATATTCGAGCTGGCCTTCAACAACTGGAGCTATGTGGGCGGGGGTGCCGGCGTCACCTACGGTCCCGCACTCACTATCCCCGGATATTTCACGTTCTACGGCTCCCTTGTGCTCTTGGTGGCGTCATCCATCGTAGTCTACTACATATACAGGTCCAAGCTCGGGCTGGGCCTGAGGGCAATAGGATCAGACGAGGAGGTGGCCGCCGAGTCCGGGGTGAGCGTGTTCCGGAGCAAGGTCGCCGTATTCATCACATCCGCGGCGGTAACATCGGTGGCTGGATCCCTGTATGCGCTCTACGCCGCATACATAATTCCGAACTCCATTTTCAACATATCATGGGTCATAGGATTCATATTCATAGCCGTGATAGGCGGCATGGGCAGGATATTCGGCGCACCCATCGGATCACTCGCGTTCATAGGCCTGCTATACGCTACATCCGCATATGCCGGCTGGAGCTTGCTCCTAGAGGGCGTGATAGCGATCGCAGTCTGGTTCCTCATGCCCCGCGGCATCTGGGGAGAGATAGCGTCGAGGCTGAAGCTGAGCCGTCCGCTCTGA